In Pseudomonas sp. MYb327, one DNA window encodes the following:
- a CDS encoding amino acid ABC transporter ATP-binding protein produces MIEVRDLVKVFDTRGQVVRAVDNVSTTVAKGEVLVVIGPSGSGKSTFLRCLNGLEEFDSGSVSIDGLQLADPKTDVNAYRREVGMVFQHFNLFPHMTVLENLCLAQKVVRKRGKKEREAKAMALLEKVGIAQKATEFPSRLSGGQQQRVAIARALAMEPKVMLFDEPTSALDPEMVGEVLDVMKNLAVEGMTMVCVTHEMGFAREVADRVLFFDHGKLLEDASPAEFFETPKDPRAQAFLRQVL; encoded by the coding sequence GTGATTGAAGTCCGCGATCTGGTAAAAGTTTTCGACACCCGCGGCCAAGTGGTACGCGCGGTGGATAACGTCAGCACGACCGTCGCCAAGGGCGAAGTGCTGGTGGTGATCGGTCCGTCCGGCTCCGGTAAATCGACCTTCCTGCGCTGCCTCAATGGCCTTGAAGAGTTCGACTCTGGCTCGGTAAGCATCGACGGTCTGCAACTGGCCGACCCGAAAACCGACGTCAACGCCTACCGCCGCGAAGTCGGCATGGTGTTCCAGCACTTCAACCTGTTCCCACATATGACCGTGCTGGAAAACCTCTGCCTGGCGCAAAAAGTCGTGCGCAAGCGCGGCAAAAAAGAGCGTGAGGCCAAGGCCATGGCGCTGCTGGAAAAGGTCGGTATTGCGCAAAAAGCCACTGAGTTTCCGTCGCGCCTGTCTGGCGGTCAGCAACAGCGCGTGGCGATTGCCCGGGCATTGGCCATGGAGCCCAAGGTCATGCTGTTCGACGAGCCGACCTCGGCGCTGGACCCGGAAATGGTCGGCGAAGTGCTGGACGTGATGAAAAACCTGGCCGTGGAAGGCATGACCATGGTCTGCGTTACCCATGAAATGGGCTTCGCCCGGGAAGTGGCGGATCGGGTGCTGTTCTTCGATCACGGCAAGTTGCTGGAAGATGCCTCACCGGCGGAGTTCTTTGAAACACCGAAGGATCCGCGGGCTCAGGCTTTCTTGCGTCAGGTCCTCTGA
- a CDS encoding amino acid ABC transporter permease, whose product MMKQKKAQWPWHVLTVLVLIGLAGALYYATSLMSYEWRWNRVPQYFAYHAEESQRAADISTVSELVRKGDKAEVTLRNDAGDEQLLTVDDNSLQVAQGDDVAEGDVIGVTRHWAAGPLMWGLWTTLWLSVVSGVLGLLIGLATGLCRLSNNPTLRDLSTLYVELVRGTPLLVQIFIFYFFIGTVMNLSREFAGIAALSLFTGAYVAEIIRSGVQSIARGQNEAARSLGLSAGQSMRHVVLPQAFKRVLPPLAGQFISLVKDTSLVSVIAITELLKSGREVITTSFSPFEILFCVAGLYLLINLPLSKIASRLERRLAQSD is encoded by the coding sequence CTGATGAAACAGAAAAAAGCCCAATGGCCCTGGCACGTGCTGACCGTGCTGGTGCTGATCGGACTGGCGGGCGCGTTGTATTACGCCACCTCGCTGATGTCCTACGAATGGCGCTGGAACCGCGTGCCGCAGTACTTCGCCTATCACGCCGAAGAATCCCAGCGCGCCGCCGATATTTCGACTGTCAGCGAATTGGTGCGCAAGGGCGACAAGGCCGAAGTCACCCTGCGCAACGACGCCGGTGATGAGCAACTCTTGACCGTCGATGACAACAGCCTGCAAGTCGCCCAGGGCGACGATGTAGCTGAAGGTGATGTGATCGGTGTCACCCGGCATTGGGCCGCAGGACCGTTGATGTGGGGTCTCTGGACTACCTTATGGTTGTCGGTGGTGTCTGGCGTGCTCGGTCTGCTGATCGGTCTCGCCACCGGCCTGTGCCGACTGTCGAACAACCCGACCCTGCGCGACCTTTCGACCCTCTACGTCGAGTTGGTGCGCGGAACGCCGCTACTGGTGCAGATCTTCATTTTCTACTTCTTCATCGGCACGGTGATGAACCTGTCCCGCGAGTTCGCCGGGATTGCCGCGCTGTCGCTGTTCACCGGCGCCTATGTGGCCGAGATCATCCGCTCCGGCGTGCAGTCGATCGCCCGTGGCCAGAACGAGGCCGCGCGTTCCCTGGGATTGAGCGCCGGTCAGTCGATGCGTCATGTGGTGTTGCCGCAAGCGTTCAAGCGCGTGCTGCCGCCGCTGGCCGGGCAGTTCATCAGCCTGGTGAAAGACACTTCGCTGGTATCGGTGATTGCGATTACCGAACTGCTGAAAAGTGGTCGTGAAGTCATCACTACTTCGTTCTCACCATTCGAAATCCTGTTCTGCGTCGCTGGCCTTTACCTTTTGATCAACCTGCCGCTGTCGAAAATCGCCAGCCGGCTTGAGCGGAGGCTCGCGCAAAGTGATTGA
- a CDS encoding transporter substrate-binding domain-containing protein, translating into MKKYLSMLLVGVTALVAVSAAQAGAIDDAVKRGTLKVGMDPTYMPFEMTNKRGEIIGFEVDILKAMSKAMGVKLELVSTGYDGIIPALLTDKFDMIGSGMTLTQERNLRLNFSEPFIVVGQTLLIRKELEGTIKSYKDLNTADYRITSKLGTTGEMVARKLISKAKYHGYDNEQEAVLDVVNGKADAFIYDAPYNVVAVNKVGNGKLVFLDKPFTYEPLAFGLKKGDYDSINFINNFLHQIHEDGTYDRIHDKWFKSTEWLKDME; encoded by the coding sequence ATGAAGAAGTATCTGTCGATGCTGCTGGTCGGCGTCACGGCACTGGTTGCAGTCAGCGCGGCGCAGGCCGGGGCGATTGATGACGCGGTCAAGCGCGGCACATTGAAAGTCGGCATGGACCCGACCTACATGCCGTTTGAAATGACCAACAAGCGCGGCGAGATCATCGGTTTTGAAGTCGACATCCTCAAAGCCATGTCCAAGGCCATGGGCGTCAAACTGGAGCTGGTTTCGACCGGCTATGACGGCATCATCCCGGCCTTGCTCACCGACAAGTTCGACATGATCGGCAGCGGCATGACCCTGACCCAGGAACGCAACCTGCGCCTGAACTTCAGCGAACCGTTCATCGTGGTCGGCCAGACCCTGCTGATCCGCAAGGAGCTGGAAGGCACCATCAAGTCCTATAAAGACCTGAATACCGCCGACTACCGCATCACCTCCAAGCTCGGCACCACCGGCGAAATGGTCGCCAGGAAGCTGATCTCCAAAGCCAAGTACCATGGCTACGACAACGAGCAGGAAGCCGTGCTCGACGTGGTCAACGGCAAGGCCGATGCCTTCATCTACGACGCGCCTTACAACGTCGTCGCGGTGAACAAGGTCGGCAACGGCAAACTGGTGTTCCTCGATAAGCCGTTCACCTACGAGCCGCTGGCCTTCGGTCTGAAGAAGGGCGACTACGACAGCATCAACTTCATCAACAACTTCCTGCACCAGATCCACGAAGACGGCACTTACGATCGCATCCATGACAAGTGGTTCAAGAGCACCGAGTGGCTCAAGGACATGGAATAA
- the mdoH gene encoding glucans biosynthesis glucosyltransferase MdoH yields MSNSQVQPESLSEYLAHLPMTDQQRAELAGCQSFSELHERLSSSTFDAPADAAQASVGTRLTLSTAEELQDAEMLALDASGRVCLKATPPIRRTKVVPEPWRTNILVRGWRRMTGRTNPPKPPKDERVLPAARWRTVGSIRRYILLVLMLGQTIVAGWYMKGIMPYQGWSFVDLEEVLHQPLLQTATQVLPYALQTSILILFGILFCWVSAGFWTALMGFLELLTGHDKYRISGKSAGNEPIPKDARTALVMPICNEDVPRVFAGLRATFESVAATGDLDRFDFFVLSDSNEADICVAEQQAWLDVCREAGGFGKIFYRRRRRRVKRKSGNLDDFCRRWGGDYKYMVVLDADSVMSGECLTSLVRLMEATPDAGIIQTAPRASGMDTLYARMQQFATRVYGPLFTAGLHFWQLGESHYWGHNAIIRMKPFIEHCALAPLPGKGAFAGAILSHDFVEAALMRRAGWGVWIAYDLPGSYEELPPNLLDELKRDRRWCHGNLMNFRLFLVKGMHPVHRAVFLTGVMSYLSAPLWFFFLVLSTALLAVNTLMEPQYFLEPRQLYPLWPQWHPDKAIALFSTTIVLLFLPKLLSIILIWAKGAKEFGGKFKVTLSMLLEMLFSMLLAPVRMIFHTRFVLAAFLGWAATWNSPQRDDDSTPWSEAVKRHGPQTLLGFFWALLVIWLNPSFLWWLVPIVGSLMLSIPVSVISSRVGLGLKSRDESLFLIPEEYNPPQALLATDQYTHENRWHALNDGFVRSVVDPQQNALACSLATSRHGQAEPIEWLRIERVRHAMKVGPEGLTNNEKVQLLSDPVALARLHEQVWNEGHPEWLGAWRKSLKADPHAPLLPLKPLSVQPQLA; encoded by the coding sequence ATGAGTAATTCCCAAGTACAGCCAGAGTCGCTTTCCGAGTACCTGGCTCACCTGCCGATGACCGACCAGCAGCGCGCGGAACTCGCGGGCTGCCAGTCCTTCAGCGAATTGCACGAACGTCTGTCGTCTTCGACATTCGATGCTCCAGCCGATGCCGCCCAGGCATCGGTTGGCACACGCTTGACCCTGAGCACCGCCGAAGAATTGCAGGACGCCGAAATGCTGGCGCTTGATGCCAGCGGTCGGGTCTGCCTCAAGGCAACCCCGCCGATTCGTCGGACCAAAGTCGTACCGGAACCGTGGCGCACCAACATTCTGGTACGCGGCTGGCGCCGTATGACTGGTCGCACCAACCCACCAAAGCCACCGAAAGACGAGCGTGTGTTGCCGGCTGCCCGTTGGCGCACCGTGGGTTCGATCCGTCGCTACATTCTGTTGGTGTTGATGCTCGGCCAGACCATCGTCGCCGGCTGGTACATGAAAGGCATCATGCCGTATCAGGGCTGGTCGTTCGTCGACCTCGAAGAAGTCTTGCACCAACCGCTGCTGCAAACGGCCACGCAAGTGCTGCCGTATGCCCTGCAGACCAGCATCCTGATCCTGTTCGGGATTTTGTTCTGCTGGGTGTCGGCGGGTTTCTGGACCGCCCTGATGGGCTTTCTAGAGTTGCTCACTGGTCACGATAAATACCGTATCTCCGGTAAAAGTGCCGGCAATGAGCCGATTCCAAAGGACGCTCGCACCGCACTTGTGATGCCGATCTGCAACGAAGACGTGCCACGGGTGTTTGCCGGACTGCGCGCGACGTTCGAGTCGGTGGCGGCCACGGGTGACCTGGACCGTTTTGACTTCTTCGTGCTCAGCGACAGTAACGAAGCTGACATTTGCGTCGCCGAGCAGCAAGCCTGGCTGGACGTCTGCCGTGAGGCGGGTGGCTTCGGCAAGATCTTCTATCGCCGCCGTCGCCGTCGCGTAAAACGTAAAAGCGGCAACCTCGACGACTTCTGCCGTCGCTGGGGCGGTGACTATAAATACATGGTCGTTCTCGACGCCGACTCGGTAATGAGCGGCGAGTGCCTGACCAGTCTGGTGCGCTTGATGGAAGCCACGCCGGACGCCGGGATCATCCAGACCGCGCCGCGTGCGTCGGGCATGGATACCCTTTATGCGCGCATGCAGCAATTTGCAACCCGCGTGTACGGTCCGCTGTTCACCGCCGGTCTGCACTTCTGGCAGTTGGGCGAATCGCACTACTGGGGCCACAACGCGATCATCCGCATGAAGCCGTTCATCGAGCACTGCGCCCTGGCGCCGTTGCCCGGTAAGGGCGCGTTCGCCGGTGCAATCCTGTCCCACGACTTCGTTGAAGCTGCGTTGATGCGTCGTGCCGGTTGGGGCGTGTGGATTGCCTACGACTTGCCGGGCAGCTACGAAGAACTGCCGCCGAACCTGTTGGATGAACTCAAGCGTGACCGTCGCTGGTGCCACGGCAACCTGATGAACTTCCGCCTGTTCCTGGTGAAAGGCATGCACCCGGTGCACCGTGCGGTGTTCCTCACTGGCGTGATGTCTTACCTGTCGGCGCCGCTTTGGTTCTTCTTCCTGGTGTTGTCGACGGCGCTGCTGGCGGTCAACACGCTGATGGAACCGCAGTACTTCCTTGAACCACGCCAGCTCTATCCGCTGTGGCCACAATGGCACCCGGACAAGGCGATTGCGTTGTTCTCGACCACCATCGTGCTGTTGTTCCTGCCGAAGCTGTTGAGCATCATCCTGATCTGGGCCAAGGGCGCGAAAGAGTTCGGTGGCAAGTTTAAGGTGACGCTGTCGATGCTGCTGGAGATGCTGTTCTCCATGCTGCTGGCGCCGGTACGGATGATTTTCCACACCCGTTTCGTTCTCGCTGCGTTCCTCGGCTGGGCCGCGACCTGGAACTCTCCGCAACGTGACGACGACTCCACGCCGTGGAGTGAAGCGGTAAAACGCCACGGTCCACAAACTTTGCTGGGTTTCTTCTGGGCCTTGCTGGTGATCTGGCTGAACCCGAGCTTCCTCTGGTGGCTGGTGCCGATCGTCGGTTCGTTGATGCTGTCGATCCCTGTTTCCGTGATCTCCAGTCGTGTTGGCTTGGGCCTCAAGTCCCGTGACGAGAGCCTGTTCCTGATCCCTGAGGAATACAATCCGCCACAGGCATTGCTGGCCACCGACCAGTACACCCACGAAAACCGCTGGCATGCATTGAATGACGGTTTCGTCCGTTCAGTAGTAGACCCACAGCAGAACGCTTTGGCGTGCTCGCTGGCGACCTCCCGTCACGGCCAGGCCGAGCCAATCGAGTGGCTGCGGATCGAGCGGGTTCGCCACGCGATGAAGGTTGGGCCTGAAGGCCTGACCAACAACGAGAAAGTGCAACTGCTGAGCGACCCGGTAGCCTTGGCTCGCCTGCATGAGCAGGTGTGGAACGAAGGTCACCCCGAGTGGCTGGGCGCATGGCGCAAGTCGCTCAAGGCCGATCCCCATGCACCGTTGCTGCCACTCAAACCCCTGAGCGTTCAACCTCAGTTAGCATGA
- a CDS encoding glucan biosynthesis protein — translation MIVSPCNAPKLSAKRLRSALVAGSALLCLLSAGQIWAFNLDDVSVKAKELAGQKYEAPRSNLPTEFREMKFADYQKIRFLTEKAEWADQKTPFKLSFYHQGMHFDTPVKINEITANTVEEIKYDPSRFDFGDVKFDPKATEQLGYAGFRVLYPINKADKQDEIMTMLGASYFRVVGKGHVYGLSARGMAIDTALPSGEEFPRFREFWVQQPKPGDKHLVIFALLDSPRATGAYRLTLRPGSDTIVDVKAQMFLRDKVTKLGVAPLTSMYLFGANQPSKVLNYRRELHDSSGLSIHAGNGEWIWRPLNNPKHLAVSNFSVENPRGFGLLQRGRDFSHYEDLDDRYDKRPSAWIEPKGDWGKGSVDLVEIPTADETNDNIVAFWSPEKLPEPGQPLDVAYRMHWTMDEASIHAPDSAWVKQTLRSTGDVKQSNLIRQPDGSVAYLVDFEGPSLAALPPETDVRSQVSVGDNSELVENSVRYNPETKGWRLTLRMKIKDPSKATEMRAALVQNIVPADLAKSSVPASTSSVAKADKVAAKQAEKIDKDAKAAEAKQADAKPVADAKDQANTDAKQPAAADAAPATPESAPTEEVLTETWSYQLPADE, via the coding sequence GTGATTGTTAGTCCCTGTAACGCACCAAAATTGTCTGCCAAACGGTTACGTAGTGCTCTGGTAGCGGGTTCGGCACTGCTCTGCCTGCTCAGCGCCGGCCAGATTTGGGCATTCAATCTGGATGATGTCTCGGTCAAAGCGAAAGAGCTGGCCGGACAAAAGTACGAAGCGCCGCGCAGTAACCTGCCGACAGAGTTCCGCGAAATGAAGTTCGCGGACTATCAGAAAATCCGTTTCCTGACGGAAAAAGCCGAATGGGCCGACCAGAAAACCCCGTTCAAGCTGTCGTTTTATCACCAGGGCATGCACTTCGATACGCCGGTGAAAATCAACGAAATCACGGCTAACACCGTCGAAGAGATCAAATACGATCCAAGTCGTTTCGATTTCGGCGACGTGAAATTCGATCCAAAAGCCACCGAACAACTGGGCTACGCCGGTTTCCGTGTGCTGTATCCGATCAACAAGGCCGACAAACAAGACGAAATCATGACCATGCTCGGCGCGAGTTACTTCCGCGTTGTCGGCAAGGGGCACGTCTACGGTTTGTCCGCTCGCGGCATGGCGATCGATACCGCATTGCCGTCCGGCGAAGAATTCCCGCGTTTCCGCGAGTTCTGGGTTCAACAACCGAAACCGGGTGACAAGCACCTGGTGATCTTCGCGTTGCTGGATTCGCCACGGGCGACCGGTGCCTATCGCCTGACCCTGCGTCCGGGCAGCGATACCATTGTCGACGTCAAGGCACAGATGTTCCTGCGTGACAAAGTCACCAAGCTAGGCGTTGCGCCGCTGACCAGCATGTACTTGTTCGGCGCGAACCAGCCTTCGAAAGTACTGAACTATCGTCGCGAACTGCACGACTCCAGCGGTCTGTCGATCCATGCCGGCAACGGCGAGTGGATCTGGCGTCCGTTGAACAACCCGAAACACCTGGCCGTGAGCAACTTCTCGGTCGAGAACCCGCGCGGTTTCGGCTTGCTGCAACGTGGCCGTGACTTCAGCCACTACGAAGACCTCGACGACCGTTACGACAAGCGCCCAAGCGCCTGGATCGAACCGAAGGGCGACTGGGGCAAAGGCTCCGTCGATCTGGTAGAGATTCCGACCGCGGACGAGACCAACGACAATATCGTGGCTTTCTGGAGCCCGGAAAAGTTGCCTGAACCTGGCCAGCCGCTCGATGTCGCATATCGTATGCACTGGACCATGGATGAAGCGTCGATTCACGCCCCGGACAGCGCCTGGGTCAAGCAGACCCTGCGTTCCACTGGCGACGTTAAACAGTCCAACCTGATTCGTCAGCCGGACGGTAGCGTTGCGTACCTGGTGGACTTCGAAGGTCCTTCCCTGGCGGCATTGCCTCCGGAAACGGACGTACGCAGCCAGGTCAGCGTCGGTGACAACTCCGAGCTGGTGGAAAACAGCGTGCGTTACAACCCTGAAACCAAGGGCTGGCGCCTGACCCTGCGCATGAAGATCAAGGACCCGAGCAAAGCCACCGAGATGCGTGCTGCGTTGGTCCAGAACATCGTGCCTGCCGACCTGGCGAAGTCGTCGGTTCCAGCGTCCACTTCGTCCGTTGCCAAGGCTGACAAGGTCGCCGCCAAGCAGGCGGAGAAAATCGACAAGGACGCGAAGGCTGCCGAGGCCAAGCAGGCCGACGCCAAGCCAGTTGCAGATGCCAAGGACCAGGCCAACACCGACGCCAAGCAGCCTGCTGCTGCCGACGCGGCCCCAGCCACACCGGAATCGGCACCGACTGAAGAAGTCCTGACCGAGACCTGGAGCTATCAGTTGCCTGCCGATGAGTAA
- the dtd gene encoding D-aminoacyl-tRNA deacylase, with amino-acid sequence MKGLLQRVRGARVEVAGEVVGAIDQGLLVLVAVEPEDTRVSADKLLNKLLNYRVFSDAEGKMNLSLADVGGGLLLVSQFTLAADTKSGLRPSFSTAAPPALGEELFDYLLGKAKQVHGTVASGRFGADMQVHLVNDGPVTFLLQT; translated from the coding sequence ATGAAAGGCCTGCTGCAACGGGTGCGTGGCGCGCGAGTCGAGGTAGCGGGCGAGGTGGTCGGCGCAATCGACCAGGGTTTGTTGGTGCTGGTGGCCGTCGAGCCCGAGGACACTCGGGTCAGCGCCGACAAACTTCTCAATAAGCTGCTTAACTATCGAGTGTTCAGCGACGCCGAAGGCAAGATGAATCTGTCCCTGGCGGATGTGGGCGGCGGGTTGCTGCTGGTTTCGCAATTCACCCTGGCCGCCGACACCAAGAGCGGGTTGCGCCCCAGTTTCTCTACCGCGGCGCCTCCGGCCCTGGGCGAAGAGCTTTTCGACTATCTATTAGGCAAAGCGAAACAGGTGCATGGCACTGTGGCATCAGGTAGATTCGGCGCGGATATGCAGGTGCATCTGGTCAATGATGGCCCGGTCACCTTCCTGTTACAGACCTGA
- the pip gene encoding prolyl aminopeptidase, translating into MQTLYPQIKPHARHDLAVDETHTLYVDESGSPEGLPVVFIHGGPGAGCDAQSRCYFDPNLYRIVTFDQRGCGRSTPHASLENNTTWDLVADLERIRKHLGIEKWVLFGGSWGSTLALAYAQTHPERVHGLILRGIFLCRPQEIEWFYQAGASRLFPDYWQDYIAPIPLDERGDLLTAFHKRLTGNDQIAQMHAAKAWSTWEGRTATLRPNPLVVDRFSEPQRALSIARIECHYFTNDAFLEPNQLIRDMGKIAHLPGVIIHGRYDVICPLDNAWELHQAWPNSELQIIRDAGHAAAEPGITDALVRAADRMARRLLDLAPEEA; encoded by the coding sequence ATGCAGACTTTGTACCCGCAGATCAAACCCCACGCCCGGCACGATCTGGCCGTCGACGAAACCCACACCCTGTATGTCGACGAAAGCGGTTCGCCGGAAGGTTTGCCGGTGGTGTTCATCCACGGTGGTCCCGGCGCGGGATGTGACGCACAGAGTCGGTGCTACTTCGATCCTAATCTGTATCGCATTGTCACCTTCGACCAGCGCGGTTGCGGTCGCTCCACCCCCCATGCCAGCCTGGAAAACAACACCACCTGGGATTTGGTCGCTGACCTTGAGCGCATCCGCAAACACCTGGGTATCGAAAAGTGGGTACTGTTCGGTGGCTCCTGGGGTTCGACCCTGGCGCTGGCCTACGCGCAAACCCATCCGGAGCGTGTGCACGGTCTGATTCTGCGTGGGATTTTTCTCTGCCGTCCGCAGGAAATCGAGTGGTTCTATCAGGCCGGCGCCAGCCGTCTGTTCCCCGATTACTGGCAGGACTACATCGCGCCGATCCCGCTGGACGAGCGCGGCGATTTGCTCACGGCTTTCCACAAACGCCTGACCGGTAACGATCAGATCGCTCAGATGCATGCGGCCAAGGCCTGGTCCACCTGGGAAGGCCGGACCGCGACCCTGCGCCCGAATCCGCTGGTGGTCGATCGTTTCTCCGAGCCGCAGCGCGCGTTGTCCATCGCCCGCATCGAATGCCATTACTTCACCAACGATGCATTCCTTGAGCCGAACCAGTTGATCCGCGACATGGGCAAGATCGCCCATTTGCCTGGCGTGATCATCCATGGTCGCTACGACGTCATTTGTCCGCTGGATAACGCCTGGGAATTGCATCAAGCCTGGCCGAACAGCGAGCTGCAAATCATCCGTGACGCCGGCCATGCTGCCGCCGAGCCGGGGATTACCGATGCCTTGGTGCGCGCTGCCGACCGGATGGCGCGACGCCTGCTCGATCTGGCCCCTGAAGAAGCATGA
- the hutG gene encoding N-formylglutamate deformylase produces the protein MDKVLNFKQGRVPLLISMPHAGVRLTPAVEAGLIPDAKSLPDTDWHIPQLYDFAAELGASILAAEYSRFVIDLNRPSDDKPLYVGATTGLYPATLFDGIPLFREGSEPSKEERSTYLEQIWTPYHSTLQNELARLKAEFGYALLFDAHSIRSIIPHLFDGKLPDFNLGTFNGASCDPQLATQLEAICAGHPDYSHVLNGRFKGGHITRHYGNPTENIHAVQLELGQCTYMEEFEPFRYRPDLAEPTRVVLKELLQGLLAWGLERYKR, from the coding sequence GTGGATAAGGTTCTGAACTTCAAACAAGGCCGCGTACCGCTGCTGATCAGCATGCCCCACGCCGGTGTGCGCCTGACGCCTGCGGTCGAGGCCGGGCTGATCCCCGACGCGAAAAGCCTGCCGGACACCGACTGGCATATCCCGCAGCTCTACGATTTCGCCGCTGAACTGGGCGCCAGTATCCTGGCTGCCGAGTACTCGCGGTTCGTTATCGACCTCAACCGTCCGTCCGACGACAAGCCTTTGTATGTCGGCGCCACCACAGGTCTGTATCCGGCGACCCTGTTCGACGGCATTCCGTTGTTCCGTGAGGGAAGCGAGCCTTCGAAAGAAGAGCGCTCGACTTATCTTGAGCAAATCTGGACGCCGTACCACAGCACCTTGCAGAACGAGCTGGCGCGACTGAAAGCCGAGTTTGGCTACGCGTTGCTGTTCGATGCGCACTCGATCCGCTCGATCATCCCGCACCTGTTCGACGGCAAGTTGCCGGATTTCAACCTCGGCACCTTCAACGGCGCCAGTTGCGATCCACAGCTGGCGACTCAGCTGGAAGCGATCTGTGCCGGGCACCCGGACTACAGCCACGTGCTGAACGGCCGCTTCAAGGGCGGCCACATCACCCGGCATTACGGTAACCCGACAGAAAACATCCATGCGGTGCAGCTGGAGCTGGGGCAGTGCACCTATATGGAAGAGTTTGAGCCGTTCCGTTATCGGCCGGATCTGGCAGAGCCAACGCGGGTGGTGCTCAAGGAATTGCTGCAGGGATTGTTGGCGTGGGGGCTGGAGCGCTACAAGCGCTAA
- the hutI gene encoding imidazolonepropionase produces the protein MKTLWQHCHVATMAQGAYSIIEDAAIVTSGAHIEWVGPRAELPAGEYPAVNDLNGAWVTPGLIDCHTHTVFGGNRSGEFEQRLQGVSYAEIAAAGGGIASTVRATRAASEDKLFASAAKRLKSLMRDGVTSIEIKSGYGLDLANERKMLRVARRLGAELPVSVRATCLAAHALPPEYKDRADDYIDHICTEMLPALAAEGLVDAVDAFCEYLAFSPAQVERVFITAQNLGLPVKLHAEQLSSLHGSSLAARYHALSADHLEFMTEDDAIAMARSGTVAVLLPGAFYFLRETQLPPMEALRKHGVKIAIASDLNPGTSPGLSLRLMLNMACTCFRMTPEEALAGATIHAAIALGMADTHGSIEAGKVADFVAWQIDRPADLSYWLGGDLEKRVVRHGVETNL, from the coding sequence ATGAAAACCCTCTGGCAACACTGCCACGTCGCAACCATGGCGCAAGGCGCTTACTCGATCATCGAGGATGCGGCCATCGTGACGTCTGGTGCGCACATTGAGTGGGTTGGCCCGCGCGCTGAATTGCCGGCGGGCGAATATCCGGCAGTCAACGATTTGAATGGGGCCTGGGTCACGCCAGGCCTGATCGACTGCCACACCCACACGGTGTTCGGCGGAAACCGCAGCGGTGAATTCGAGCAGCGCCTGCAAGGCGTCAGCTACGCGGAAATCGCAGCGGCCGGTGGTGGTATCGCCAGCACCGTGCGTGCCACACGCGCCGCCAGCGAAGACAAATTGTTCGCCAGCGCCGCCAAGCGTCTGAAAAGCCTGATGCGCGATGGCGTTACCAGCATCGAAATCAAATCCGGATACGGCCTCGACCTGGCCAACGAACGCAAGATGCTGCGAGTGGCCCGTCGTCTCGGCGCAGAGCTACCGGTCAGCGTGCGCGCCACTTGCCTGGCTGCTCACGCCTTGCCGCCGGAATACAAGGATCGCGCTGACGATTACATCGATCACATCTGCACCGAAATGCTTCCGGCGCTCGCCGCCGAAGGGCTGGTGGATGCGGTGGATGCGTTCTGCGAATACCTGGCGTTTTCACCGGCGCAGGTTGAGCGTGTATTCATCACTGCTCAGAACCTGGGCCTGCCGGTGAAACTGCATGCCGAGCAGTTGTCGTCCCTGCACGGTTCGAGCCTGGCGGCGCGATACCACGCACTGTCCGCCGATCATCTGGAATTTATGACCGAAGACGACGCCATCGCCATGGCCAGGTCCGGCACCGTCGCGGTGTTGTTGCCCGGCGCGTTCTACTTCCTGCGTGAAACCCAATTGCCGCCGATGGAAGCCCTGCGCAAGCACGGCGTGAAAATCGCCATCGCCAGCGACCTCAACCCGGGCACATCGCCGGGACTGTCGCTGCGCCTGATGCTGAACATGGCCTGCACCTGTTTCCGCATGACCCCGGAAGAGGCTCTGGCCGGCGCCACCATTCATGCCGCCATCGCCTTGGGCATGGCCGACACCCACGGTTCGATTGAGGCCGGCAAGGTCGCGGATTTCGTTGCCTGGCAAATCGATCGTCCGGCCGACCTGTCGTACTGGCTGGGCGGTGACCTGGAAAAGCGCGTCGTGCGCCACGGCGTCGAAACGAATCTGTAG